The genomic stretch GAACTATGAACTCACTATGAAAAGGTGGTCCAAAGAAAATAAAGATTAGATTCTAATGGAGTTGCCTTATCTTACAAAGTTGCTAAAAATATTTTTGTGGGAGATTCTCATGAGAATTTAGATGAGGAAAAAGTTCCAGTGCTCACCAAAAATTATGCTATGTTTCTGAAGAACAATATAAAAAAAGGCAGCGATGATTTCAGAGGAGAAAACTCAAGTAAACCTCTCACCTTTCCTCGAAAGTATACTAGTATGGGGGAAAAGGGAAATCCAAAGGGTATTCAATGTCGTGTGTGTGAAGGCTTCAGGCTTATACAAACTAAGTGTGCTAGCACCTTGATGAAAAAGGGGAGAGCTTTCGCTGCAACCTAGAGTGATAGCGAAGAGGATTAAAAAGCTGCTGAAGAGGAGAGTTGGAATTTGGAAGAGAACTTCGTTGCCTTCACTGTTAAGACATCCAAAACACCATGTTCAGACACTCACTCAGATGGAGTGTATAGTGACGAGGATGACTTGGACATTCAAAAAGCCTATGAACAATTGTATTATGAGTGGGTTAGTGTGATAAAGAAGGCAAAAAGCCTGGAGGTTAAAGTGGGAGAGCtcgaagaagaaaggagaaacttGTTAGGAAAGGTTGAATTTCTTACTTTGGACATTGAAGAGAAAAGAGTTGCTTTAGAAGAAATGCAAGTAAAGGTGGATTATGCAAATAAAAACAATGAGGCATGCACTATGGGGTAGGATTTATTTGACAACATGATGGGAATTGGTCAGTTTTCTAGAGAAAAATATGGTATCGGTTTCAATCAACCATTAGTTAGTAAAAAGAAAGATCTTCAGAGTTCATCTCAAGAAGTGCCTCACATTCGTCTTTCTCATCTTACTACTCCTACAAAACCTCCGGCCACAAGAAACTTTATTCCTTTTTGTCATTTCTGTGTAAAAAAAGGGCCATATTCGTCTAAGATGTTACAAGTTGATCTGTTAGTTGTCTCAGCTCATAAAAACCTCTAAAGACAAGCCATTTGTCTTTCTTGTTTAAAGAAAATTATGGAGGTCGAACAATGCTCAAGCTAATGCTCTAGTTGTTCATACCTCTCTACTTGCGTGCAATAGTGATCAATGGTTATTTGACAATGGGTGTTCTCGCCACATGACAGGAAAAAAACATCTCCTCACTAATCTTTTGTCTCATGTTGAGGGATATGTCACTCTTGGAGATGGAAGTAAGGGAAGAATTATGGGTCTACCTCCTATGGAAAATGTTCTCTATGTTGAAAGATTGGAGGCTAACTTATAAGTGTTAGTCAAATCTGTGATGAAGGGTGCACGGTTTTGTTCTTCAAGACTGACTGTATTGTTGGTGCAACATCTGTTTCACATGTCTTAAAAAGAATGAGATCGAGTGACAATTGATATCTTTTGAGTACTATCATGGGGTGCAATGTGTCAAAGACGGATGAAACATAAGTATGGCACTACAAGTTGGGTCATCTGAACTATAGAGATCTCAGCAAACTTGTAAAATTGAAAGTAGATATGGGTGTTCCAAATTTACACTCTTTGAAATACAAAGTGTGCGAACCTTGTTAACTCGGTAAACAAGTCAGGAGTAGCCCCCTCCTTTGAAGCTTCTGGTTACTTCTCATGTTCTGGAGCTGCTTCATGTTGATTTGATGTGTCCCATGCAAACAGAATGTCTCTGTGGAAAAAGATATGTTTTATGGTGTGCATGGATGATTATTCTCGATTATCTTGGATTATATTTCTTAGAGAAAAATCTGACTCTTTTTATAATTTCAAAGGATTGTGTCTCTCTTTGCAAGTTGAAAAGGGTTAAAAGGTCCAGAAAGCGATTCATCTTCGAAGTGACCATGGCAAAGAATTTGAAAACATCTTCGTTGATTTTTGCTATCTAGAGAGGATAGCTCGTGAGTTGTCAGCGCCCAAAAATCCTCACCAAAATGGTGTTGTGGAAAGAAAAAATCAAACTCTCCAAGATATGGCTTAAGTTATGTTGAATGCTAAGAAATTATCCAATAGACATTGGGCTGAAGCGGTGAACACAACTTGCTACATTAGCAATAGGGTGCATCTTCGTCCTAGCACTAAACAAACCacttatgagatatggaaaggcaGAAAACCAAATTTGATTTATCTTCATGTTTCTAGTTGCAAGTTCTACATTCTCAATGATAGAGAAAAGCTTGGCCAGTTTGACGCCAAGAGTGATGAAGGAGTGCTTTTGGGGTACTCTACCAATAGTCGTGTTTATAGAGTCTACAACATGAGGAAAAAGGCAGTTATGGAATCCATCAATGTGGTGTTTAGTGACTTGGAAGACTTTGCTAGTTacttagaagaagaagaaatacaCACTCTTATCGTCACATATATTCTACATGCTACATCACAAACTACAGATGAACTAAGCAGGTCCAAAATTAAGGAAATTGATGCTACCACTGAAACCTCTGAAGCTTCCAATGTGTCTTCCATTCCAGAGAATGTTGTTCCTTTAGATACAAATATTCATAAGGAAAAGGGACCACCCACATGGATTCCCAAAGTTCATCAATTATCCTCCATTGTTATAAATCAAAATGAGGTAACGATCACTCAAAAGAAACAAGATCAAGAGATTGCTAATGCTTGTTATCTTTCTTTAGTGGAGCAAAAATTAGCCATGGACGCCCTCAAAGATGAACATTGGATATGTTCCATGAAATATGAGCTTCAACTATTTGAGAGGAATGAAATGTGGACTCTTGTTCCTCGTCCTTTGGGCGCCAACATCATTGGTACGAAGTGGATATTTAGAAATAAGACTAGTGAATTGGGAAATGTGGTGTGCAACATGGCAAGATTAGTTGCTCAGGGGTACACACATATTGAGGGAGTGGATTTTGAGGAAAACTTTGCTTCGGTGGCTAGATTGGAATCCATAAAACTTTTGTTGGCTGTAGCGCGCTACATGAAGTTCAAGTTGTATCAAATAGATGTCAACAGTGTTGTCTTGAATGGAATCCTTGTGGAAGAGGCTTATGTATCACAACTTCCTGGATTTGAGGACCCTCATCATGGAGACCACGTCTACAAACTGAACAAGACATTGTATGGGCTTAAGAAAGCTCCTCGGGTTCGGTATGATCGTCTCACATCTTACTTGCTTGAGAATGGATATCCTAGAGGTAATGTTGATCAAACTTTGTTTATAAAACCTCTGAATCCTGGTATGATTTGTGCTCAAATTTATGTAGATGACATAGTATTTGGATCCACTTATGATGCACACAATCACTCATTTGCTTAACTAATGAcaaaggaatttgaaatgagcatggttggTGAACTAAGATACTTTCTTGGTTACGAATTAAACACCTTGATAATGACATTTTTTTGTCTCAATAAAAATATGCCAAAAACATGCTAAAAAAATTTGGTTTAGAAAATGCAAAACATGCTCGCACTACAATGGCCACCACCGCCAAATTTATCAGAGACGAGACATGTAAAAAAGTTGATGCATCACTGTATAAGAGTACGATAGGCATTTTACTTTCAATCACTACAAGTCATCCTGATATTTGTTTCAGTGTTGGGGTCTGTGCTAGATATCAATCTACCCCCACTGAATTCCATCTTACTACTGTGAAAAGATTTATCAAATACCTGGCTGGTACCACTAACTTTGGTCTTTGGTACTCTTGTGATACTAATCTTTCCTTGGTTTGTTTTAGTGACTCTGATTGGGTAGGTAACCATGATAACAGTAAAAGCACTTCAAGTGGCTGTTTTTATGTGGGGAATAACCTGGTTTCTTGGCACAGTAAAAAGCAAAACTCCATCTTGCTTTCCACTGTAGAAGCAGAGTACATTGCGGCAGGGGGTTGTTGCACTCAAGTtctttggatgaaacaaatgttgaaTGATTATAGGCTATGTCTTGACACGCTAACAATTTATTGTGACAATACCAATGCCATCAATCTCTCCAAAAACCCGGTTCAACACTCTCGTACCAAACACATCGACATTCGCCACTACTTTCTTTTTGAGTTAGTTGAGTCTAAAATCATTATATTATCCCATGTTGCATCTAAAAATCAACTAGCTGTTTTGATTACTAAATCTTTGAGTTCACAAACTTTGTTCACTTGAGAAAGTCAATAGGAGTTTGTATTTTAGAGTGATAATATGTGGCATTCGAAAATTAGCAATATAGTTTGAGATTTCATCTTCTATTTTGACTATTTGCATATGTGAGACTTTCTATAACTTGCTTCTTATAGTAGTATGTCTTGAAGTGGTGCAGGCTTGCTAATGCTTTCTTGTAGTCTTACTTGATGCGTGATTTTTCATCGTTGGTAATTGCATTTAATTGTCTCCCCTATTAGTGATGCCTTATTGTTTAGTGTGAAAGCTACAATTAGGTCACTTTGCTTTGTGTAGTTTGCTCCTTCACTTAGGATAGTTAGCCTATGGAGAAGGCTACCTATGTGCTTGGCTCTCTAAATGGTAATTGTTGAGGggatttctaaaaaaaaaaaaaaaaagaacaaaaatatacaaaaaaaaaaaaaatttaaattttaagggAGAGTTTTCCTGGTATTTCTATAGCAGACAGCTCAAGAGGACACTTCACACACTAATGGAGATTGAGTTTCTTTGCTTCTTCCTAGTTGAGTTCTATcttgtgtcatgttagaccacaTTTTGCATCTGTCAAGTTTATGTTACAAATGCTATATGTCTGTTTCAACAATGTGAACAAAgtctttcatttttctttgtgTCTCTTGGACTGATGGTTATCTTTTTCTTTATTGTATTTAGTTTCATGAAATATGTAATAACTCCAAtgtcctttattttttttttctcctgtgttcatttttttaaagaaaaaaacaaacaaaaaatgttAGATCAGTTTGTTTTTCTTGTCTGTCTTTCATTTGTTTTAGTTGCTTGtcgtttttttttcatatctctcgtttttttttcaatttaagaaAATCTCAAAACTGTGTCTTTTTTTTGTTCATTTTCTTTCTATAGGTTTTTCCCACCGAATCGTCTCTCTCTCTACCCCGTATCCTCTTCTACCCTAATACCAATACATGATGCCCACAGTCTATTTTCCCTTCACCGCCAT from Humulus lupulus chromosome 5, drHumLupu1.1, whole genome shotgun sequence encodes the following:
- the LOC133779131 gene encoding secreted RxLR effector protein 161-like yields the protein MATTAKFIRDETCKKVDASLYKSTIGILLSITTSHPDICFSVGVCARYQSTPTEFHLTTVKRFIKYLAGTTNFGLWYSCDTNLSLVCFSDSDWVGNHDNSKSTSSGCFYVGNNLVSWHSKKQNSILLSTVEAEYIAAGGCCTQVLWMKQMLNDYRLCLDTLTIYCDNTNAINLSKNPVQHSRTKHIDIRHYFLFELVESKIIILSHVASKNQLAVLITKSLSSQTLFT